A portion of the Ricinus communis isolate WT05 ecotype wild-type chromosome 10, ASM1957865v1, whole genome shotgun sequence genome contains these proteins:
- the LOC8267514 gene encoding chlorophyll a-b binding protein CP29.1, chloroplastic, which translates to MATSTAAAAASSFMGTRLPDVYSNSGRVQARFGFGTKKSAPKRSAKPTSDRPLWYPGAKAPEWLDGSLVGDYGFDPFGLGKPAEYLQFELDSLDQNLAKNIAGDIIGTRTEAADVKSTPFQPYSEVFGLQRFRECELIHGRWAMLATLGALTVEWLTGVTWQDAGKVELVEGSSYLGQPLPFSITTLIWIEVLVIGYIEFQRNSELDPEKRLYPGGKFFDPLGLAEDPEKKATLQLAEIKHARLAMVAFLGFAVQAAVTGKGPLNNWATHLSDPLHTTIIDNFSS; encoded by the exons ATGGCTACCTCTACAGCTGCTGCCGCTGCATCATCCTTCATGGGAACACGTCTCCCTGATGTTTACTCAAACTCAGGTCGGGTCCAAGCTAGGTTTGGCTTTGGAACCAAGAAATCAGCACCAAAGAGATCAGCGAAACCCACCTCTGACAGGCCACTGTGGTACCCAGGAGCTAAGGCACCAGAATGGCTAGATGGAAGCTTAGTTGGTGATTATGGGTTTGACCCATTTGGATTGGGAAAACCAGCAGAGTATTTGCAGTTTGAATTGGATTCTTTGGACCAGAACTTGGCCAAGAATATCGCTGGTGATATTATTGGGACACGTACTGAAGCTGCTGATGTTAAGTCCACTCCTTTCCAGCCTTACAGTGAGGTATTTGGACTGCAACGATTCCGTGAATGTGAGCTTATCCATGGAAGATGGGCTATGTTGGCCACTCTTGGTGCTCTTACCGTTGAGTGGCTTACAGGAGTCACCTGGCAAGATGCTGGAAAG GTGGAGCTAGTTGAAGGGTCATCTTACCTTGGGCAGCCACTGCCATTCTCCATTACTACATTAATCTGGATTGAGGTTTTGGTGATCGGTTACATTGAGTTCCAAAGAAACTCAGAGTTGGACCCAGAGAAGCGGCTATACCCTGGAGGAAAGTTCTTTGATCCACTTGGCCTAGCTGAGGACCCGGAGAAAAAGGCAACACTTCAATTGGCAGAGATAAAGCACGCTCGCCTTGCCATGGTTGCATTCCTTGGATTTGCAGTTCAAGCTGCTGTTACTGGGAAAGGACCTCTCAACAACTGGGCCACTCACTTGAGTGACCCTCTCCATACAACCATCATCGATAACTTCAGCTCTTAA
- the LOC8267513 gene encoding high mobility group B protein 1 — protein sequence MKNSKGTGAAKASKDALKPADDRKVGKRKAAAAVDRSSKLKAKREKKAKKDPNKPKRPPSAFFVFLEEFRKTFKKENPSVTSVAAVGKAGGAKWKSMSSAEKAPYEAKAAKKKDEYGKLMNAYNKKQESTADDGEEESDRSKSEVNDEDDEATGEEGQEEEEEDEDEEDDE from the exons ATGAAGAATTCCAAGGGTACAGGTGCAGCAAAGGCTTCCAAAGATGCTCTGAAGCCTGCTGATGATAG AAAGGTTGGAAAGAGGAAAGCAGCAGCGGCTGTTGATAGAAGTAGCAAACTAAAAGCAAAGAGGGAGAAAAAGGCCAAGAAAGATCCAAACAAACCAAAGAGGCCTCCTAGTGCTTTCTTTGTCTTCCT CGAGGAGTTTCGGAAGActttcaagaaagaaaatcctAGTGTGACATCTGTAGCAGCG GTTGGGAAAGCTGGTGGAGCGAAGTGGAAATCGATGTCTTCTGCT GAAAAAGCCCCATATGAAGCCAAAGCTGCCAAAAAGAAGGATGAGTATGGAAAACTTATGAATGCCTACAACAAGAAGCAG GAGAGCACTGCTGATGATGGTGAAGAGGAGTCAGACAGGTCAAAATCAGAAGTGAATGACGAAGATGATGAGGCTACTGGAGAG GAAGGGCAAgaggaggaagaggaagaCGAGGATGAAGAGGATGATGAATAA
- the LOC8267512 gene encoding E3 ubiquitin-protein ligase AIRP2 produces MRKSFKDSLKALEADIQFANTLASDYPREYDGACLQMRLSYSPAAQFFLFLVQWTDCHLAGALGLLRILIYKAYEDGKTTMSVHERKASIREFYGVIFPSLLQLQRGINDLDERKQKEICSRYKKKDEMDRGKLSEIDLEREEECGICLEINTKVVLPKCNHSLCMRCYRNWRVRSQSCPFCRNSLKRVNSGDLWIYTSKNEIVALSSITRENLERLFMYIDKLPLIVPGPKFASYDSR; encoded by the exons ATGAGGAAATCATTTAAGGATTCACTTAAGGCTCTCGAGGCTGATATCCAGTTTGCTAATACCCT GGCTTCTGATTATCCTAGGGAATATGATGGCGCCTGCCTTCAAATGAGATTATCCTATAGTCCTGCTGCTCagtttttcctctttttaGTTCAGTGGACTGATTGCCACCTTGCTGGTGCCTTGGGATTGCTTAGAATTCTCATATACAAG GCTTATGAGGATGGAAAAACAACTATGTCTGTTCATGAAAGAAAAGCTAGTATAAGAGAGTTCTACG GGGTGATATTTCCTTCTTTATTGCAACTTCAAAGAGGAATCAATGATCTAGATGAGAGGAAACAGAAAGAGATTTGTTCCAGGTATAAAAAGAAAGACGAGATGGACAGAGGAAAGCTCTCTGAAATTGatttagagagagaagaagaatgtGGAATTTGCTTGGAGATAAATACCAAGGTTGTGCTGCCCAAATGCAATCATTCATTGTGTATGAGGTGCTATCGAAATTG GCGCGTAAGATCTCAGTCATGCCCATTCTGTCGGAACAGTCTGAAGAGAGTCAACTCAGGTGATCTTTGGATCTACACGAGCAAGAACGAGATTGTCGCGCTGTCGTCGATTACTAGGGAGAATTTGGAGAGGTTGTTTATGTACATTGACAAATTGCCTCTGATTGTTCCAGGTCCAAAGTTTGCTTCTTATGATTCCCGGTAA
- the LOC8267511 gene encoding protein root UVB sensitive 5 isoform X2: protein MSFSLRLSSPAPAFESCNRRKRARPLQILSCFQAGKDETNNCRNVILVERYANGTSRRYVLDDDAQLKPFLEEQGAKNSALQESYSSDINLSWLPYIIKDFILPAGFPGSVSDDYFQYMLLQFPTNVTGWICHTLVTSSLLKAVGVGSFTGSTAAAAASAAAIRWVSKDGIGALGRLFIGGRFGSLFDDDPKQWRMYADFIGSAGSIFDLITQVYPAYFLPLASLGNLTKAVARGLKDPSFRVIQNHFAISGNLGEVAAKEEVWEVGAQLLGLALGILILDTPGLVKSFPALASTWLSMRLLHLWLRYLSLSVLQFDTINLKRARLLVKSHILHSVVLGCVDCNREENILLWETFTKPQITFGVPLQEMVGGERSAAQVKTLLKLYTKENYLLVVNQQKGDFEVFVSFKVGATSMSALRSVWQTYWLHENWKSSTNVLDKLAQSLLEMEVKFEDFVQQLEVAGWNTHQINLKVPREIVIDELHTL from the exons ATGTCATTCTCTTTACGTCTCTCATCTCCTGCACCAGCTTTTGAATCTTGCAATAGAAGAAAGAGAGCACGGCCTCTTCAAATCCTCTCTTGTTTTCAAGCCGGAAAAGATGAGACTAACAACTGCAG GAATGTGATTTTGGTGGAGAGGTATGCCAATGGAACTTCTAGAAG GTATGTGTTGGATGATGATGCACAATTAAAACCTTTCCTCGAGGAACAAGGTGCTAAAAATAGTGCGTTGCAAGAATCATATTCCTCAGACATAAATCTATCTTGGCTCCCATATATTAtcaaagattttattttacctGCAGGCTTCCCAG GATCAGTTTCAGATGACTACTTCCAGTACATGTTGCTACAATTCCCTACCAATGTTACTGGATGGATCTGTCACACGTTGGTCACATCAAGTCTCCTCAAG GCTGTTGGTGTTGGCTCATTCACAGGCTCTAcagctgctgctgctgcttctGCTGCTGCCATCAG ATGGGTATCAAAGGATGGCATTGGAGCTCTAGGGCGCTTATTCATTG gTGGACGGTTTGGAAGTCTTTTTGATGATGATCCAAAACAATGGCGCATGTATGCAGACTTCATTGGCAGTGCTGGAAG TATCTTTGATCTAATCACCCAAGTGTATCCTGCCTATTTCTTACCATTGGCTTCTCTTGGAAATCTTACCAAG GCTGTTGCAAGAGGACTGAAAGACCCTTCATTTCGTGTAATTCAAAACCATTTCGCAATCTCGGGAAATCTGGGAGAGGTAGCTGCAAAG GAGGAAGTTTGGGAAGTAGGTGCTCAGTTGCTTGGCCTTGCTTTGGGAATATTGATCCTa GACACACCTGGTCTCGTAAAGTCTTTTCCAGCCTTGGCATCGACATGGCTGAGCATGCGGCTTCTGCACCTCTGGTTACGTTATTTGTCACTTTCGGTTCTACAATTTGACACA ATAAATCTCAAGCGTGCTCGTTTGCTGGTCAAATCACATATTTTACACTCTGTTGTTTTGG GATGTGTTGATTGCAATCGAGAAGAAAACATTTTATTATGGGAAACATTCACGAAGCCACAAATTACATTCGGTGTCCCCTTACAGGAGATGGTTGGTGGTGAGAGATCTGCTGCCCAG GTCAAGACGCTTTTAAAACTATATACAAAGGAGAACTATTTGCTCGTGGTAAACCAACAAAAAGGAGACTTTGAGGTGTTTGTCTCATTCAAG GTTGGAGCTACAAGTATGTCGGCCCTGCGAAGTGTATGGCAGACATATTGGCTACATGAAAACTGGAAAAGCTCTACtaatgtcttggataagcttGCACAGAGTCTCCTAGAGATGGAAGTAAAGTTCGAAGATTTCGTCCAGCAGTTAGAGGTAGCTGGATGGAATACTCATCAAATAAATCTCAAGGTCCCAAGGGAAATCGTCATTGATGAACTACACACTCTTTGA
- the LOC8267511 gene encoding protein root UVB sensitive 5 isoform X1, whose translation MSFSLRLSSPAPAFESCNRRKRARPLQILSCFQAGKDETNNCRNVILVERYANGTSRRYVLDDDAQLKPFLEEQGAKNSALQESYSSDINLSWLPYIIKDFILPAGFPGSVSDDYFQYMLLQFPTNVTGWICHTLVTSSLLKAVGVGSFTGSTAAAAASAAAIRWVSKDGIGALGRLFIGGRFGSLFDDDPKQWRMYADFIGSAGSIFDLITQVYPAYFLPLASLGNLTKAVARGLKDPSFRVIQNHFAISGNLGEVAAKEEVWEVGAQLLGLALGILILDTPGLVKSFPALASTWLSMRLLHLWLRYLSLSVLQFDTINLKRARLLVKSHILHSVVLGKCISFPSPGSYKGSDLTTFCLLHLSQDVLIAIEKKTFYYGKHSRSHKLHSVSPYRRWLVVKTLLKLYTKENYLLVVNQQKGDFEVFVSFKVGATSMSALRSVWQTYWLHENWKSSTNVLDKLAQSLLEMEVKFEDFVQQLEVAGWNTHQINLKVPREIVIDELHTL comes from the exons ATGTCATTCTCTTTACGTCTCTCATCTCCTGCACCAGCTTTTGAATCTTGCAATAGAAGAAAGAGAGCACGGCCTCTTCAAATCCTCTCTTGTTTTCAAGCCGGAAAAGATGAGACTAACAACTGCAG GAATGTGATTTTGGTGGAGAGGTATGCCAATGGAACTTCTAGAAG GTATGTGTTGGATGATGATGCACAATTAAAACCTTTCCTCGAGGAACAAGGTGCTAAAAATAGTGCGTTGCAAGAATCATATTCCTCAGACATAAATCTATCTTGGCTCCCATATATTAtcaaagattttattttacctGCAGGCTTCCCAG GATCAGTTTCAGATGACTACTTCCAGTACATGTTGCTACAATTCCCTACCAATGTTACTGGATGGATCTGTCACACGTTGGTCACATCAAGTCTCCTCAAG GCTGTTGGTGTTGGCTCATTCACAGGCTCTAcagctgctgctgctgcttctGCTGCTGCCATCAG ATGGGTATCAAAGGATGGCATTGGAGCTCTAGGGCGCTTATTCATTG gTGGACGGTTTGGAAGTCTTTTTGATGATGATCCAAAACAATGGCGCATGTATGCAGACTTCATTGGCAGTGCTGGAAG TATCTTTGATCTAATCACCCAAGTGTATCCTGCCTATTTCTTACCATTGGCTTCTCTTGGAAATCTTACCAAG GCTGTTGCAAGAGGACTGAAAGACCCTTCATTTCGTGTAATTCAAAACCATTTCGCAATCTCGGGAAATCTGGGAGAGGTAGCTGCAAAG GAGGAAGTTTGGGAAGTAGGTGCTCAGTTGCTTGGCCTTGCTTTGGGAATATTGATCCTa GACACACCTGGTCTCGTAAAGTCTTTTCCAGCCTTGGCATCGACATGGCTGAGCATGCGGCTTCTGCACCTCTGGTTACGTTATTTGTCACTTTCGGTTCTACAATTTGACACA ATAAATCTCAAGCGTGCTCGTTTGCTGGTCAAATCACATATTTTACACTCTGTTGTTTTGGGTAAATGCATATCCTTCCCAAGTCCTGGTTCATACAAAGGATCTGACTTAACAACATTTTGTTTATTACATTTGTCTCAGGATGTGTTGATTGCAATCGAGAAGAAAACATTTTATTATGGGAAACATTCACGAAGCCACAAATTACATTCGGTGTCCCCTTACAGGAGATGGTTGGTG GTCAAGACGCTTTTAAAACTATATACAAAGGAGAACTATTTGCTCGTGGTAAACCAACAAAAAGGAGACTTTGAGGTGTTTGTCTCATTCAAG GTTGGAGCTACAAGTATGTCGGCCCTGCGAAGTGTATGGCAGACATATTGGCTACATGAAAACTGGAAAAGCTCTACtaatgtcttggataagcttGCACAGAGTCTCCTAGAGATGGAAGTAAAGTTCGAAGATTTCGTCCAGCAGTTAGAGGTAGCTGGATGGAATACTCATCAAATAAATCTCAAGGTCCCAAGGGAAATCGTCATTGATGAACTACACACTCTTTGA
- the LOC8267511 gene encoding protein root UVB sensitive 5 isoform X4: MPMELLEGSVSDDYFQYMLLQFPTNVTGWICHTLVTSSLLKAVGVGSFTGSTAAAAASAAAIRWVSKDGIGALGRLFIGGRFGSLFDDDPKQWRMYADFIGSAGSIFDLITQVYPAYFLPLASLGNLTKAVARGLKDPSFRVIQNHFAISGNLGEVAAKEEVWEVGAQLLGLALGILILDTPGLVKSFPALASTWLSMRLLHLWLRYLSLSVLQFDTINLKRARLLVKSHILHSVVLGKCISFPSPGSYKGSDLTTFCLLHLSQDVLIAIEKKTFYYGKHSRSHKLHSVSPYRRWLVVKTLLKLYTKENYLLVVNQQKGDFEVFVSFKVGATSMSALRSVWQTYWLHENWKSSTNVLDKLAQSLLEMEVKFEDFVQQLEVAGWNTHQINLKVPREIVIDELHTL; this comes from the exons ATGCCAATGGAACTTCTAGAAG GATCAGTTTCAGATGACTACTTCCAGTACATGTTGCTACAATTCCCTACCAATGTTACTGGATGGATCTGTCACACGTTGGTCACATCAAGTCTCCTCAAG GCTGTTGGTGTTGGCTCATTCACAGGCTCTAcagctgctgctgctgcttctGCTGCTGCCATCAG ATGGGTATCAAAGGATGGCATTGGAGCTCTAGGGCGCTTATTCATTG gTGGACGGTTTGGAAGTCTTTTTGATGATGATCCAAAACAATGGCGCATGTATGCAGACTTCATTGGCAGTGCTGGAAG TATCTTTGATCTAATCACCCAAGTGTATCCTGCCTATTTCTTACCATTGGCTTCTCTTGGAAATCTTACCAAG GCTGTTGCAAGAGGACTGAAAGACCCTTCATTTCGTGTAATTCAAAACCATTTCGCAATCTCGGGAAATCTGGGAGAGGTAGCTGCAAAG GAGGAAGTTTGGGAAGTAGGTGCTCAGTTGCTTGGCCTTGCTTTGGGAATATTGATCCTa GACACACCTGGTCTCGTAAAGTCTTTTCCAGCCTTGGCATCGACATGGCTGAGCATGCGGCTTCTGCACCTCTGGTTACGTTATTTGTCACTTTCGGTTCTACAATTTGACACA ATAAATCTCAAGCGTGCTCGTTTGCTGGTCAAATCACATATTTTACACTCTGTTGTTTTGGGTAAATGCATATCCTTCCCAAGTCCTGGTTCATACAAAGGATCTGACTTAACAACATTTTGTTTATTACATTTGTCTCAGGATGTGTTGATTGCAATCGAGAAGAAAACATTTTATTATGGGAAACATTCACGAAGCCACAAATTACATTCGGTGTCCCCTTACAGGAGATGGTTGGTG GTCAAGACGCTTTTAAAACTATATACAAAGGAGAACTATTTGCTCGTGGTAAACCAACAAAAAGGAGACTTTGAGGTGTTTGTCTCATTCAAG GTTGGAGCTACAAGTATGTCGGCCCTGCGAAGTGTATGGCAGACATATTGGCTACATGAAAACTGGAAAAGCTCTACtaatgtcttggataagcttGCACAGAGTCTCCTAGAGATGGAAGTAAAGTTCGAAGATTTCGTCCAGCAGTTAGAGGTAGCTGGATGGAATACTCATCAAATAAATCTCAAGGTCCCAAGGGAAATCGTCATTGATGAACTACACACTCTTTGA
- the LOC8267511 gene encoding protein root UVB sensitive 5 isoform X3, with the protein MTTSSTCCYNSLPMLLDGSVTRWSHQVSSRLLVLAHSQALQLLLLLLLLPSGEPTSVFGSLHSYNIKWVSKDGIGALGRLFIGGRFGSLFDDDPKQWRMYADFIGSAGSIFDLITQVYPAYFLPLASLGNLTKAVARGLKDPSFRVIQNHFAISGNLGEVAAKEEVWEVGAQLLGLALGILILDTPGLVKSFPALASTWLSMRLLHLWLRYLSLSVLQFDTINLKRARLLVKSHILHSVVLGKCISFPSPGSYKGSDLTTFCLLHLSQDVLIAIEKKTFYYGKHSRSHKLHSVSPYRRWLVVKTLLKLYTKENYLLVVNQQKGDFEVFVSFKVGATSMSALRSVWQTYWLHENWKSSTNVLDKLAQSLLEMEVKFEDFVQQLEVAGWNTHQINLKVPREIVIDELHTL; encoded by the exons ATGACTACTTCCAGTACATGTTGCTACAATTCCCTACCAATGTTACTGGATGGATCTGTCACACGTTGGTCACATCAAGTCTCCTCAAG GCTGTTGGTGTTGGCTCATTCACAGGCTCTAcagctgctgctgctgcttctGCTGCTGCCATCAGGTGAACCAACTTCTGTATTTGGTTCATTGCATAGCTATAATATCAA ATGGGTATCAAAGGATGGCATTGGAGCTCTAGGGCGCTTATTCATTG gTGGACGGTTTGGAAGTCTTTTTGATGATGATCCAAAACAATGGCGCATGTATGCAGACTTCATTGGCAGTGCTGGAAG TATCTTTGATCTAATCACCCAAGTGTATCCTGCCTATTTCTTACCATTGGCTTCTCTTGGAAATCTTACCAAG GCTGTTGCAAGAGGACTGAAAGACCCTTCATTTCGTGTAATTCAAAACCATTTCGCAATCTCGGGAAATCTGGGAGAGGTAGCTGCAAAG GAGGAAGTTTGGGAAGTAGGTGCTCAGTTGCTTGGCCTTGCTTTGGGAATATTGATCCTa GACACACCTGGTCTCGTAAAGTCTTTTCCAGCCTTGGCATCGACATGGCTGAGCATGCGGCTTCTGCACCTCTGGTTACGTTATTTGTCACTTTCGGTTCTACAATTTGACACA ATAAATCTCAAGCGTGCTCGTTTGCTGGTCAAATCACATATTTTACACTCTGTTGTTTTGGGTAAATGCATATCCTTCCCAAGTCCTGGTTCATACAAAGGATCTGACTTAACAACATTTTGTTTATTACATTTGTCTCAGGATGTGTTGATTGCAATCGAGAAGAAAACATTTTATTATGGGAAACATTCACGAAGCCACAAATTACATTCGGTGTCCCCTTACAGGAGATGGTTGGTG GTCAAGACGCTTTTAAAACTATATACAAAGGAGAACTATTTGCTCGTGGTAAACCAACAAAAAGGAGACTTTGAGGTGTTTGTCTCATTCAAG GTTGGAGCTACAAGTATGTCGGCCCTGCGAAGTGTATGGCAGACATATTGGCTACATGAAAACTGGAAAAGCTCTACtaatgtcttggataagcttGCACAGAGTCTCCTAGAGATGGAAGTAAAGTTCGAAGATTTCGTCCAGCAGTTAGAGGTAGCTGGATGGAATACTCATCAAATAAATCTCAAGGTCCCAAGGGAAATCGTCATTGATGAACTACACACTCTTTGA
- the LOC8267511 gene encoding protein root UVB sensitive 5 isoform X5, with amino-acid sequence MSFSLRLSSPAPAFESCNRRKRARPLQILSCFQAGKDETNNCRNVILVERYANGTSRRYVLDDDAQLKPFLEEQGAKNSALQESYSSDINLSWLPYIIKDFILPAGFPGSVSDDYFQYMLLQFPTNVTGWICHTLVTSSLLKAVGVGSFTGSTAAAAASAAAIRWVSKDGIGALGRLFIGGRFGSLFDDDPKQWRMYADFIGSAGSIFDLITQVYPAYFLPLASLGNLTKAVARGLKDPSFRVIQNHFAISGNLGEVAAKEEVWEVGAQLLGLALGILILDTPGLVKSFPALASTWLSMRLLHLWLRYLSLSVLQFDTINLKRARLLVKSHILHSVVLGCVDCNREENILLWETFTKPQITFGVPLQEMVGGQDAFKTIYKGELFARGKPTKRRL; translated from the exons ATGTCATTCTCTTTACGTCTCTCATCTCCTGCACCAGCTTTTGAATCTTGCAATAGAAGAAAGAGAGCACGGCCTCTTCAAATCCTCTCTTGTTTTCAAGCCGGAAAAGATGAGACTAACAACTGCAG GAATGTGATTTTGGTGGAGAGGTATGCCAATGGAACTTCTAGAAG GTATGTGTTGGATGATGATGCACAATTAAAACCTTTCCTCGAGGAACAAGGTGCTAAAAATAGTGCGTTGCAAGAATCATATTCCTCAGACATAAATCTATCTTGGCTCCCATATATTAtcaaagattttattttacctGCAGGCTTCCCAG GATCAGTTTCAGATGACTACTTCCAGTACATGTTGCTACAATTCCCTACCAATGTTACTGGATGGATCTGTCACACGTTGGTCACATCAAGTCTCCTCAAG GCTGTTGGTGTTGGCTCATTCACAGGCTCTAcagctgctgctgctgcttctGCTGCTGCCATCAG ATGGGTATCAAAGGATGGCATTGGAGCTCTAGGGCGCTTATTCATTG gTGGACGGTTTGGAAGTCTTTTTGATGATGATCCAAAACAATGGCGCATGTATGCAGACTTCATTGGCAGTGCTGGAAG TATCTTTGATCTAATCACCCAAGTGTATCCTGCCTATTTCTTACCATTGGCTTCTCTTGGAAATCTTACCAAG GCTGTTGCAAGAGGACTGAAAGACCCTTCATTTCGTGTAATTCAAAACCATTTCGCAATCTCGGGAAATCTGGGAGAGGTAGCTGCAAAG GAGGAAGTTTGGGAAGTAGGTGCTCAGTTGCTTGGCCTTGCTTTGGGAATATTGATCCTa GACACACCTGGTCTCGTAAAGTCTTTTCCAGCCTTGGCATCGACATGGCTGAGCATGCGGCTTCTGCACCTCTGGTTACGTTATTTGTCACTTTCGGTTCTACAATTTGACACA ATAAATCTCAAGCGTGCTCGTTTGCTGGTCAAATCACATATTTTACACTCTGTTGTTTTGG GATGTGTTGATTGCAATCGAGAAGAAAACATTTTATTATGGGAAACATTCACGAAGCCACAAATTACATTCGGTGTCCCCTTACAGGAGATGGTTGGTG GTCAAGACGCTTTTAAAACTATATACAAAGGAGAACTATTTGCTCGTGGTAAACCAACAAAAAGGAGACTTTGA